Proteins encoded by one window of Lactobacillus paragasseri:
- a CDS encoding glycoside hydrolase family 1 protein codes for MSFPKNFLWGGATAANQIEGAYDEDGKGLSVTDITTAGSLDAPRMLTYKLNGKLEKTPGIPGAGLPEGAVGAIDPNEYYPNHVAIDFYHHYKEDIKMFAEMVFKIFRLSIAWTRIFPKGDEEKPNQAGLDFYRRVFEECKKYGIEPLVTISHYEDPLYLSEKYHDWGDRKMIDMYVKYATTLFEEYRGLVKYWLTFNEINSTLLMLSAFGNNVTDDKVYQHAYQKLHYQFVASARAVKIAHALDPNYVVGNMICGIVDYPLTPDPKDILANRHMWEKNIFYCGDVQAKGKYPTYAKRLWNEHNVHLDITEQDRKDLLEGKVDIYTFSYYMSNIITTHEVKDKVGGNFAAGVKNPYLKYSEWGWATDPDGLQYYLEVMYDRYDIPMMVVENGLGAVDKISDDGKIHDDYRIDYLRMHIKAMERAIDDGVDLIGYTTWGCIDLVSAGTGQMSKRYGFIYVDRDDEGNGTLKRMPKDSFYWYKKVIESDGKDLD; via the coding sequence ATGTCATTTCCAAAAAACTTTTTATGGGGCGGAGCTACTGCCGCAAATCAAATTGAAGGTGCGTATGATGAAGATGGAAAAGGATTATCAGTCACTGATATTACAACTGCTGGTAGTTTAGATGCACCAAGAATGTTGACTTATAAGTTGAATGGTAAGTTAGAAAAAACTCCAGGTATTCCTGGGGCGGGCTTGCCAGAAGGCGCAGTTGGTGCAATTGATCCAAATGAATATTACCCAAACCACGTGGCAATTGATTTTTATCACCACTATAAAGAAGACATTAAGATGTTTGCTGAAATGGTCTTTAAGATCTTCCGCCTTTCAATTGCCTGGACTAGAATTTTCCCTAAAGGCGATGAAGAAAAGCCAAATCAAGCTGGGTTAGATTTTTATCGCCGTGTATTTGAAGAATGTAAAAAGTACGGGATTGAACCTTTAGTTACTATTTCTCACTACGAAGATCCGCTATACCTCAGTGAAAAATACCATGACTGGGGCGATCGCAAAATGATCGATATGTATGTTAAGTATGCAACTACTTTGTTTGAAGAATACAGAGGACTGGTTAAGTACTGGCTTACATTTAATGAAATTAACTCAACGCTTTTAATGCTGAGTGCATTTGGTAATAATGTAACTGATGATAAGGTATATCAACATGCCTACCAAAAGTTGCATTATCAATTTGTTGCTAGTGCTCGCGCAGTTAAGATTGCTCATGCATTAGATCCTAACTATGTAGTTGGTAATATGATTTGCGGTATTGTAGACTATCCATTAACACCAGATCCTAAGGATATTTTGGCTAACCGTCATATGTGGGAAAAAAATATCTTCTACTGCGGCGATGTGCAAGCAAAAGGTAAATACCCAACTTATGCTAAGCGTTTATGGAATGAACATAATGTTCATTTAGATATTACTGAGCAAGATCGAAAAGACTTGCTTGAAGGAAAAGTTGACATTTATACCTTCTCTTACTACATGTCTAACATTATTACTACCCATGAAGTAAAAGATAAAGTGGGCGGCAATTTTGCTGCTGGTGTTAAGAACCCATACTTGAAGTATTCCGAATGGGGCTGGGCAACTGATCCAGATGGACTTCAATATTATCTTGAAGTAATGTATGATCGCTACGACATTCCAATGATGGTTGTTGAAAATGGTCTTGGCGCAGTTGATAAGATCAGCGATGATGGCAAGATTCATGATGATTACCGGATTGATTACTTAAGAATGCATATTAAGGCAATGGAGCGTGCAATTGATGATGGTGTAGATTTAATTGGTTACACTACTTGGGGCTGTATTGACTTAGTTTCTGCAGGTACCGGTCAAATGAGTAAGCGTTATGGCTTTATCTATGTGGATAGAGATGATGAAGGCAACGGTACTTTAAAGAGAATGCCCAAGGATTCATTCTATTGGTATAAGAAAGTTATTGAATCTGATGGAAAAGATTTAGATTAA
- a CDS encoding ATP-binding protein has product MNNNPFNPSFGKMPSIFLKRGSLSQRIISELNRENSPFQTSLIYGQRGSGKTTLMSEIASKLEKNKDWIIIDLVLDNDLLISLTNQLQEHLLKLKLIKNLDIKMNFLGIDINASLAQNIDANFQQIFQTSLEKLTKKGKKVLINIDEVHLTPLLKKFANCYQIMIRKNLNVSLLMAGLPENVSEIQNNDVLTFLLRANRIVLDPLDLETIKLSYKHTFQKANFNIDDKTILYMTKQTQGFAYAFQLLGYHVWRYATDQNKNTISISLIDEILDIYLNDLNRNVYFKVYNDLSFKEKEFVQAMVKVGKTKVKSQEIGKIMNKSANYLAVYRRKLIDDQVIKPDGYSYVSFLLPHFDKFIEQEMILNEL; this is encoded by the coding sequence ATGAACAATAATCCTTTCAATCCTAGTTTTGGTAAAATGCCAAGTATCTTTCTTAAACGTGGTAGTTTATCTCAAAGAATAATCAGCGAATTAAATAGAGAAAATTCTCCCTTTCAAACTTCACTCATTTATGGTCAAAGAGGATCTGGAAAAACTACTCTCATGTCTGAAATTGCTTCAAAACTTGAAAAAAATAAGGATTGGATCATTATTGATCTAGTTCTTGATAATGATTTACTTATTTCCTTAACTAATCAGCTTCAAGAGCATTTATTAAAATTAAAACTAATTAAAAATTTAGATATAAAAATGAATTTTCTGGGAATTGATATAAACGCTTCTCTAGCTCAAAATATTGATGCTAATTTTCAACAAATTTTTCAAACTAGCCTAGAGAAATTAACCAAAAAAGGTAAAAAAGTGCTTATTAACATTGATGAAGTGCATTTAACACCTCTTTTAAAGAAATTTGCTAATTGTTATCAAATTATGATTAGAAAAAACCTTAATGTTTCTTTATTAATGGCTGGTCTTCCAGAAAATGTTTCTGAAATTCAAAATAATGACGTATTAACTTTTCTCTTGCGAGCAAATCGAATCGTTCTAGATCCCCTAGATTTAGAAACCATTAAACTTAGCTACAAGCATACCTTTCAAAAAGCTAACTTCAATATCGATGATAAAACTATTCTATATATGACCAAACAAACTCAAGGATTTGCCTATGCATTCCAACTTTTAGGTTATCATGTCTGGAGATACGCTACAGATCAGAATAAAAATACTATTTCCATCTCCTTAATAGATGAAATATTAGATATTTATTTAAATGATTTAAATCGAAATGTCTATTTCAAAGTCTATAATGATCTATCTTTCAAAGAAAAAGAGTTCGTGCAAGCAATGGTAAAAGTAGGAAAAACTAAAGTTAAAAGTCAAGAAATTGGTAAAATAATGAATAAAAGCGCCAATTATTTAGCTGTTTATCGCAGAAAATTAATAGATGACCAAGTAATTAAACCAGATGGTTATAGCTACGTAAGTTTCTTGCTTCCTCACTTTGATAAATTTATTGAGCAAGAAATGATCTTAAATGAACTATAA
- a CDS encoding beta-glucoside-specific PTS transporter subunit IIABC — translation MAKNYDALAKTIIKDVGGKDNVISVVHCTTRLRFKLKDEKKANDDALKDTDGVVTVVKAGGQYQVVIGNEVADVYEAVLKEGGFSGGGQVADDDLDDSNMSLMDKAIDLISGIFTPILGPMAAAGMIKGLTAMCASFGWLAKTSGTYEVLYAIGDGFFYFLPLILAITSAKKFKVDRFTAITIGAAMCYPAMVAMNSSKKVLFDLFNGTFLHSQVHATFLGIPIISMNYTSTVIPIILAVWFASVVEKWCKKWIPTVVKTFLVPFVTLLIVVPLTFLIIGPLATWIGNALAAITSAVYNFSPVLAGILLGGFWQVFVIFGVHWGFVAVMMSNIAALGYDPILGLSLGASFAQIGVVLAILLQTKDQKLKGIALPAFLSGIFGVTEPAIYGVTLPRKKPFVLSCIAAGIGGGLIGFFGTKMYMMGGMGVFVIPAAIGPKTGVDMSVYGLMIAMAVSFVLGFILQMVLGKKSVDQAYDEKQAKTVQEVANQADTIAKAAPSLASTSDLNVSTELVSPLAGELLPLSEVKDEVFSSGAMGEGVAVEPSEGVLHAPADGKVVMTFPTGHAIGMKTSDGAEILMHIGMDTVNLQGHGFETLVAKGDEVKAGDELVKFDIDAIHAKGYVVTTPIVVTNSKDYEKITVVSQGKVKVGQEILDLEGASEAEAASSNPQMA, via the coding sequence ATGGCTAAGAACTATGATGCTCTAGCAAAAACGATTATTAAGGACGTTGGCGGAAAAGACAACGTAATCAGCGTTGTTCACTGTACAACACGCTTGCGTTTTAAATTAAAAGATGAAAAAAAGGCTAATGATGATGCCTTAAAAGATACTGATGGTGTTGTTACAGTTGTTAAAGCTGGTGGACAATATCAGGTAGTTATTGGTAATGAAGTTGCTGACGTATACGAGGCAGTCTTAAAAGAAGGTGGCTTTTCTGGTGGTGGCCAAGTTGCTGATGACGATTTAGATGACAGCAATATGAGTTTAATGGATAAAGCTATCGATCTTATTTCAGGTATCTTTACTCCGATCTTGGGGCCAATGGCTGCAGCAGGTATGATTAAAGGCTTAACTGCAATGTGCGCTTCATTTGGCTGGCTCGCTAAAACCTCTGGTACTTATGAAGTTTTATATGCGATTGGGGATGGTTTCTTTTACTTCTTGCCACTTATTCTAGCAATTACTAGTGCTAAGAAGTTTAAGGTAGACCGCTTTACAGCCATTACAATTGGCGCTGCGATGTGTTATCCAGCAATGGTAGCAATGAATAGCAGCAAAAAAGTTTTGTTTGATCTATTTAACGGAACGTTTTTACATTCACAAGTTCATGCTACATTCTTAGGTATTCCAATTATTTCAATGAACTATACTTCAACAGTTATTCCAATTATTTTAGCAGTTTGGTTTGCTTCTGTTGTTGAAAAATGGTGCAAGAAATGGATTCCAACTGTGGTAAAAACTTTCTTAGTTCCATTTGTTACTTTACTGATTGTAGTTCCTTTGACTTTCTTAATTATCGGGCCACTTGCTACTTGGATTGGTAATGCACTTGCTGCCATTACTTCAGCCGTTTACAACTTTAGTCCAGTATTAGCTGGAATTTTACTTGGTGGCTTCTGGCAAGTATTCGTTATCTTCGGTGTTCACTGGGGATTCGTTGCAGTAATGATGTCAAATATTGCTGCATTAGGTTATGACCCAATCTTAGGTTTATCATTAGGTGCTTCATTTGCACAAATTGGTGTTGTTTTAGCAATCTTATTACAAACTAAAGATCAAAAATTAAAAGGTATTGCTCTTCCAGCATTCTTATCAGGAATTTTCGGTGTTACTGAACCAGCTATTTATGGTGTAACTCTTCCACGTAAAAAGCCATTTGTCTTAAGTTGTATTGCAGCTGGTATTGGTGGCGGTTTGATTGGATTCTTCGGTACTAAGATGTACATGATGGGTGGTATGGGAGTCTTCGTAATCCCTGCTGCTATCGGTCCCAAGACTGGTGTTGACATGAGTGTTTACGGTTTAATGATTGCGATGGCTGTCTCATTTGTTCTTGGATTTATTTTACAAATGGTTCTTGGCAAGAAGAGTGTTGATCAAGCTTACGATGAAAAACAAGCAAAGACTGTTCAAGAAGTTGCAAACCAAGCAGATACTATTGCGAAAGCTGCCCCAAGCTTAGCAAGTACTAGCGACTTAAATGTTTCAACTGAACTAGTTAGTCCACTTGCTGGTGAATTATTGCCACTATCAGAAGTAAAAGATGAAGTCTTCTCAAGCGGTGCTATGGGTGAAGGCGTTGCTGTTGAGCCTAGCGAAGGAGTTCTACATGCACCAGCAGATGGTAAAGTTGTAATGACCTTCCCAACAGGACATGCTATCGGAATGAAGACAAGCGATGGTGCAGAAATCTTGATGCACATCGGAATGGATACTGTTAATTTACAAGGACATGGTTTTGAAACCTTAGTTGCAAAAGGCGACGAAGTTAAAGCAGGTGATGAATTAGTTAAGTTTGATATCGATGCAATTCATGCTAAGGGCTATGTTGTAACGACACCAATCGTAGTTACTAACTCAAAAGATTATGAAAAGATCACTGTTGTAAGTCAAGGCAAGGTAAAAGTAGGACAAGAGATTTTAGACTTAGAAGGAGCTAGTGAAGCAGAAGCAGCTAGTTCAAATCCGCAAATGGCTTAG
- a CDS encoding EamA family transporter — protein sequence MDKQVTRSRLWTILAALAAVMWGVSGLFAESLFKISSKITPIWLTQVRLIISGIVLLIIATILHQKPISVLKDKKNTLHIIAYGVFGLLPVQIFYFIVIEMANASIATILQFIGPFFVLAYLALTHQQVLRRLDVLAAIMAFIGVFFLSTHGNLNHLAITPVALFFGLLSALGEASYTLIPVKIVKRISSLVLTGWGMIFAGLGLVIFHPSFPAVPNTPKVWLRVGAIIILGTIVPFQIMANALRYVKPSTVSLLDAFEPLSATVGSVLIFGLVMLGMDWLGTFLVIGAVLALNFTPKRKIKKTSEKRI from the coding sequence ATGGATAAGCAAGTTACTAGAAGCAGATTGTGGACAATTTTGGCAGCTTTAGCAGCTGTGATGTGGGGAGTATCAGGTTTATTTGCGGAGTCTTTATTTAAGATCAGTTCTAAAATTACACCTATTTGGCTGACGCAAGTAAGGCTAATTATTTCTGGGATTGTCTTATTAATCATTGCGACAATTTTACATCAAAAGCCAATTTCAGTTTTAAAAGACAAGAAAAATACGTTGCACATTATTGCTTATGGTGTATTTGGTTTATTACCAGTACAGATTTTTTACTTTATTGTCATTGAAATGGCGAATGCTTCGATTGCGACTATCTTACAATTTATTGGACCGTTTTTTGTTCTTGCTTATCTTGCTTTAACTCATCAGCAAGTTTTAAGAAGGTTAGATGTTTTAGCAGCAATTATGGCTTTTATCGGTGTATTTTTTCTGTCAACTCATGGAAATTTGAATCATTTAGCAATTACCCCAGTGGCATTATTTTTCGGCTTATTATCTGCTCTAGGTGAAGCAAGCTATACTTTGATTCCAGTTAAAATTGTTAAAAGAATATCAAGTTTAGTTTTGACTGGCTGGGGGATGATTTTTGCTGGACTTGGTTTGGTGATTTTTCATCCTAGCTTTCCCGCTGTTCCAAACACCCCAAAAGTTTGGCTCCGGGTAGGAGCAATTATTATTCTGGGAACAATAGTGCCTTTTCAGATTATGGCGAATGCATTACGTTATGTTAAGCCGTCAACGGTTAGTTTGCTTGATGCGTTTGAGCCCTTATCCGCTACAGTTGGTTCAGTTTTAATCTTTGGTTTGGTGATGTTAGGGATGGATTGGCTAGGAACATTTTTAGTAATTGGGGCAGTTTTAGCTTTGAATTTCACACCTAAGAGAAAAATTAAAAAAACTTCTGAAAAGAGAATATAA
- a CDS encoding oligopeptide ABC transporter substrate-binding protein codes for MKKVKWLGAITVLSGAALTLTACGNNNNNNASDKKVSFKEAVPKKQVKKGGTLKYAVESDSPFTGIFLPELSDTSTDGEIQAPGVEGLFSVDDSYKINNKGAATFKLDKNAKTITIEVKKGVKWSDGKQVTAKDLEYAYEIVGNPKTKTSRYTDSLANLVGLEEYHKGKTDKISGIEMPNGEDGRKVVLHFKEMKPGMLQSGNGYFLESAEPYHYLKDVPFDKLLSDDKVRKQPLFFGPYKVQKVVRGQSVTYVPNEHYWRGKPNLDKITMEVIGTNSVSQAIKSHKFDITGVLNSQWNNVKDTKNVNFIGKIPLSYNYLGFKVGKFDKKTGKNVEDKNAKMNNVSLRKAMAYAMNIDAVNKRYSNGLTFRINTLIPAQFGDFSDKSIKGYPYNLKKANELLDKAGYKKRKGEKYRRQPNGKKLTINVAVRNTQPNAEKIWTNYIQQWQKIGLDAKFVGGRPMEFNSWVQDVQADSPKIDVFECGWSISSEPSPMDLYSEGAPYNMARFVSPTQSKLLTNIDSTKAFNHKYRVQAFDKWQQWMYDNAYVVPTTNSWSVTAVNNKVTGWSLKPSANSWYDVGFTK; via the coding sequence ATGAAAAAAGTTAAGTGGTTAGGAGCAATTACAGTATTGTCCGGTGCGGCATTGACTTTAACTGCTTGTGGGAATAACAACAATAATAACGCTAGCGATAAGAAAGTTAGTTTTAAAGAAGCTGTTCCTAAGAAACAAGTTAAAAAGGGCGGAACATTAAAGTACGCAGTTGAAAGTGACTCACCTTTCACAGGTATTTTCTTACCAGAATTATCTGATACTAGTACTGATGGTGAGATTCAAGCACCAGGAGTAGAAGGACTATTTAGTGTTGATGATAGCTATAAGATTAACAATAAAGGTGCAGCTACCTTTAAGTTAGATAAGAATGCCAAGACAATCACTATTGAAGTGAAAAAAGGTGTTAAGTGGTCTGATGGTAAGCAAGTAACTGCTAAGGACCTTGAATATGCCTATGAGATCGTTGGTAATCCTAAGACTAAGACTTCAAGATATACAGATTCTTTAGCTAACCTTGTTGGTTTAGAAGAATATCACAAAGGTAAGACTGATAAGATTTCTGGTATTGAAATGCCAAATGGCGAAGATGGTAGAAAAGTTGTACTTCACTTTAAGGAAATGAAACCAGGTATGCTTCAATCAGGTAACGGTTACTTCCTTGAAAGTGCAGAACCATACCACTACTTGAAAGATGTGCCATTTGATAAGCTTTTATCTGATGATAAGGTTCGTAAGCAACCACTATTCTTTGGCCCTTACAAGGTTCAAAAGGTTGTTCGTGGTCAATCAGTTACTTACGTACCAAACGAACATTACTGGCGTGGTAAGCCAAACTTAGACAAGATTACTATGGAAGTAATCGGAACTAACTCTGTTTCTCAAGCTATTAAGAGTCACAAGTTTGATATTACTGGTGTACTTAACTCTCAATGGAACAATGTTAAGGATACTAAGAATGTTAACTTCATTGGTAAGATTCCTCTATCTTACAACTACTTAGGCTTTAAGGTAGGTAAGTTTGACAAGAAGACTGGTAAGAACGTTGAAGATAAGAACGCTAAGATGAACAATGTTTCATTACGTAAAGCGATGGCTTATGCAATGAACATTGATGCTGTTAACAAGCGCTACAGCAATGGCTTGACTTTCCGTATTAATACTTTAATCCCAGCACAATTTGGAGACTTCTCCGACAAGAGTATCAAGGGCTACCCATACAACTTGAAGAAAGCCAATGAATTGTTAGACAAGGCTGGATACAAGAAGCGTAAGGGTGAAAAATACCGTCGTCAACCAAATGGTAAGAAGTTAACTATTAACGTTGCTGTTCGTAATACACAACCAAACGCTGAAAAGATCTGGACTAACTACATCCAACAATGGCAAAAGATTGGCTTAGATGCTAAATTTGTTGGTGGCCGTCCAATGGAATTCAACTCTTGGGTACAAGATGTTCAAGCAGATAGTCCTAAGATTGATGTCTTTGAATGTGGTTGGAGCATATCATCTGAACCATCACCAATGGACCTTTACAGTGAAGGTGCTCCATACAACATGGCTCGTTTTGTTTCTCCAACTCAATCTAAGCTTCTTACTAACATTGATTCAACTAAGGCCTTCAACCACAAGTACCGTGTACAAGCATTTGATAAGTGGCAACAATGGATGTATGACAATGCCTATGTTGTACCTACCACAAACAGTTGGTCAGTAACTGCAGTTAATAACAAGGTAACTGGCTGGTCACTTAAGCCATCAGCAAACTCATGGTACGATGTTGGCTTTACAAAATAA